From one Alphaproteobacteria bacterium SS10 genomic stretch:
- a CDS encoding adenine phosphoribosyltransferase, with amino-acid sequence MDLKQHIRGIPDFPKPGILFYDISTLLAHAGAWQHTIDTLATQIGHYKPDVLVGIESRGFLVAAPLALKLGCGFVMVRKPGKLPGDVIAFDYDLEYGTDTLEIQKDAVQPGQKVVVLDDLLATGGTMAASIQLLQKIGAEVAAAGCIIELTFLNGRDKLQVPAVTLIKYDD; translated from the coding sequence ATGGACCTGAAGCAGCATATTCGCGGCATCCCGGACTTCCCCAAGCCGGGCATCCTTTTCTACGACATTTCGACCCTGCTGGCCCATGCCGGGGCTTGGCAGCACACCATTGACACGCTGGCGACGCAGATCGGTCACTACAAACCAGACGTGCTGGTGGGCATTGAATCCCGCGGGTTCCTGGTTGCGGCCCCGCTAGCGTTGAAGCTTGGCTGTGGTTTCGTGATGGTGCGTAAGCCAGGCAAACTGCCGGGTGACGTCATCGCCTTTGATTACGATCTGGAATACGGCACCGATACGCTAGAGATCCAAAAGGACGCGGTCCAACCAGGGCAAAAGGTTGTCGTACTGGATGACCTGCTGGCCACCGGCGGCACCATGGCGGCCTCAATTCAGCTACTGCAAAAGATCGGCGCAGAGGTGGCGGCGGCCGGCTGTATCATTGAGCTGACCTTCCTCAACGGCCGGGACAAGCTGCAAGTACCGGCTGTCACCCTAATCAAATACGACGATTAG